One stretch of Bacteroidota bacterium DNA includes these proteins:
- a CDS encoding Ni/Fe hydrogenase subunit alpha: MSNIITIAPVTRIEGHAKITIHLNDKGEVEDARFHVNEFRGFEKFCEGRLLWEMPGLTSRICGICPASHLVTSAKAGDDILAIGIPETAEKLRRILVLAQWIQSHALSFFHLSSPDFLLGFDADPAVRNIFGLLQQDKEFARRGIRLRKFGQQIIEFLGGRRIHTPWAVAGGVRESFTKEERDALLKWYPEVLETALMAIDTIKQIHGQFTKEIACFGNFHSLFVGMVGPKGELEYYGGNLRIMDSTGNIIADNIDPREYYNHFGEASESWSYLKFPYYKPLGYPKGIYRVGPLARLNICDSIETPLAEQERKMFKDLTPMTEAVNNSFYYHYARLIELLFAVERVEQLLCDPAILGKNIRSKAEINKLEGVGASEAPRGTLFHHYWVDENGVLQKVNMLIATAQNNMAMNRTVRQIAMQFVEGKTIPEPILNRIEAGIRCFDPCLSCSTHALGQMPLEVLLFNHQGTLLDRRVK; the protein is encoded by the coding sequence ATGTCAAATATAATTACGATCGCTCCTGTTACCCGCATCGAAGGTCACGCGAAGATCACCATTCATCTAAACGATAAAGGCGAAGTAGAAGATGCCCGCTTTCATGTCAACGAGTTCCGTGGGTTCGAAAAATTCTGTGAAGGGCGTCTTTTGTGGGAAATGCCGGGACTGACATCTCGAATCTGTGGAATTTGTCCTGCAAGTCATCTTGTTACGTCGGCAAAAGCCGGAGATGATATTCTTGCCATCGGTATCCCGGAAACCGCCGAAAAACTCCGCCGGATTCTGGTACTCGCACAATGGATCCAGTCTCACGCACTGAGTTTTTTCCATCTCTCTTCTCCGGATTTCCTACTTGGGTTTGATGCTGATCCCGCCGTACGGAATATTTTTGGTTTGCTGCAACAGGATAAAGAATTTGCGCGAAGGGGGATTCGGCTTCGCAAATTTGGACAACAGATCATCGAATTTCTTGGAGGGCGAAGAATTCATACTCCGTGGGCTGTCGCCGGAGGAGTGCGTGAGTCGTTTACAAAAGAAGAACGAGATGCACTGTTAAAGTGGTATCCTGAAGTATTAGAGACTGCATTGATGGCAATTGACACCATCAAACAAATTCACGGACAGTTTACAAAAGAAATTGCCTGTTTCGGAAATTTCCATTCCCTGTTTGTTGGAATGGTTGGACCAAAAGGAGAATTGGAATATTACGGAGGCAACCTGCGGATTATGGATAGCACGGGAAATATTATTGCAGACAATATTGATCCGAGGGAATATTACAACCATTTCGGTGAAGCGAGCGAATCGTGGTCTTATCTCAAATTTCCGTATTACAAACCGCTTGGTTATCCCAAAGGAATCTATCGTGTAGGTCCGCTTGCCCGGTTAAATATTTGTGATTCCATCGAAACTCCTCTAGCCGAACAGGAACGGAAGATGTTTAAGGATTTGACTCCGATGACCGAAGCGGTGAATAATTCGTTCTATTATCATTATGCACGGTTAATCGAATTGTTGTTTGCTGTGGAACGTGTTGAGCAATTGTTGTGCGATCCGGCAATCCTTGGCAAAAATATCCGGTCTAAAGCAGAGATTAATAAACTGGAAGGAGTGGGAGCATCGGAGGCTCCGCGCGGTACATTATTCCATCACTATTGGGTGGATGAGAACGGCGTGCTGCAAAAAGTGAATATGTTAATTGCCACTGCGCAAAATAATATGGCGATGAATCGAACAGTACGTCAGATAGCAATGCAATTTGTGGAGGGGAAGACAATCCCCGAACCAATTTTAAATCGTATCGAAGCAGGCATCCGCTGTTTTGATCCATGCTTGAGTTGTTCAACACATGCTCTTGGTCAGATGCCGCTTGAAGTGTTATTATTTAATCATCAAGGAACTCTTCTTGATAGGAGGGTAAAATGA
- a CDS encoding hydrogenase maturation protease, with translation MNSLENKPKILIHAYGNPGRGDDGVGNAFIEMCQPWLSSEYAHHVTIESSYQLNVEDAYTMSEFDIVVFVDATKDEKWDYSFTKILPESQSPFTTHSMLPSGVLYLCTELYGKQPDTFLLQIKGYEWEMLEGLSEHAERNLWKAFHFFRTKLEEWIELEHHHEDEHEHS, from the coding sequence ATGAATTCATTGGAAAATAAACCAAAAATCCTTATCCATGCTTATGGAAATCCCGGCAGAGGTGATGATGGAGTGGGAAATGCTTTTATCGAGATGTGTCAGCCTTGGTTGTCTTCTGAGTATGCACACCACGTCACCATCGAAAGTAGTTACCAGCTGAATGTGGAAGATGCATATACTATGAGCGAGTTTGATATAGTGGTGTTTGTGGATGCAACAAAGGATGAGAAATGGGATTATTCATTCACGAAAATATTGCCGGAGTCCCAATCCCCATTTACGACACATTCAATGCTCCCTTCGGGCGTATTATATTTGTGCACGGAACTCTATGGAAAACAACCGGACACGTTTTTGCTTCAGATAAAAGGATATGAGTGGGAAATGTTGGAGGGACTTTCAGAGCATGCGGAGAGGAATTTGTGGAAAGCATTTCACTTCTTCCGGACAAAACTGGAAGAGTGGATTGAATTGGAACATCACCACGAAGACGAGCACGAACATTCGTAA
- a CDS encoding sigma-54 dependent transcriptional regulator, which yields MSPTSSLTLIAQSAMMRELLEHVDTVSRSDSSVLLVGETGVGKELFAEYIHKKSTRDSFPFVKVGLASLPAELLESELFGHEKGAYTGAGTEKKGLFELAEAGSIFLDDIDDFPLHLQSKLLRVLESRELMRVGGTAPIPVNVRVICASKIDLKILVDKNMFRSDLYYRINVVPIHIPPLRSRRDDIPLLIHHFLHRFIPDHSVDVSDEAMQILQSYDWPGNIRELRNVVQRMAIFANGSITPKSLPKEIHSSSSLESILKACNKCLVEEKMSFEEVVNCLEMNLVKQALLKAEGNRTQAAKFLNLSPSTLRDKLKKFNLED from the coding sequence ATGAGTCCGACTTCATCATTAACGCTCATTGCACAAAGTGCAATGATGCGGGAATTATTAGAACATGTTGATACAGTGTCGCGTTCGGATTCCTCCGTGCTGCTGGTGGGTGAAACAGGTGTCGGCAAAGAACTGTTCGCAGAATATATTCATAAAAAAAGTACGCGTGATAGTTTTCCCTTCGTAAAAGTTGGTCTTGCTTCTCTCCCTGCTGAGTTATTGGAAAGTGAATTATTTGGTCATGAAAAAGGGGCATACACCGGTGCCGGGACAGAAAAAAAAGGATTGTTTGAATTAGCAGAAGCCGGAAGTATCTTTCTTGATGATATTGATGATTTCCCACTCCATTTACAATCGAAACTTCTTCGCGTTCTTGAGTCGCGTGAACTCATGCGCGTGGGAGGAACAGCCCCCATCCCTGTCAACGTACGTGTGATTTGCGCATCGAAAATTGACCTGAAGATTTTGGTCGATAAAAATATGTTTCGTTCTGACCTCTATTATAGAATCAATGTCGTGCCAATCCATATTCCGCCGCTCCGTTCGCGACGGGATGATATTCCATTGTTGATCCATCATTTTCTACATCGATTTATTCCGGATCATTCTGTGGATGTTTCCGACGAAGCGATGCAGATATTGCAATCGTACGACTGGCCAGGAAATATTCGTGAACTGCGCAATGTTGTACAACGGATGGCAATATTTGCAAACGGATCAATTACCCCGAAGAGTCTGCCTAAAGAGATTCATTCCAGCAGTTCACTCGAATCTATCTTAAAGGCATGTAATAAATGTTTAGTTGAAGAAAAGATGAGCTTTGAAGAAGTCGTAAACTGTCTTGAAATGAATCTCGTGAAACAAGCCCTTCTCAAAGCAGAAGGAAACAGAACACAAGCTGCAAAGTTTTTGAATCTCAGTCCTTCAACACTTCGGGATAAACTGAAAAAATTTAATCTTGAAGACTAG
- a CDS encoding hydrogenase small subunit, giving the protein MNGSPLTLWEHAQSQGVSRRDFIKYCSWLAAAAGIEASAVGQVIHAMEKKPRLPVVWMHFQECTCCSESFIRSSHPVVSEIVLDKISLDYTETLMAASGFQAEKSLHDTMKKYKGEYLMCVEGSIPIGDDGVYCCIGGKSAIDIVREVAADAKAIVAWGNCATHGCVQAAKPNPTTATPVHKIISGKPIINVPGCPPIAEVMAGTIVHLLAFDRIPQLDGLGRPKAFYSRRIHDTCYRRPNYDAGLFVESFDDENARRGYCLYKMGCRGPVTYNACAIMKWNNGVSYPIQSGHGCIGCSEKDFWDNGPFYQHLASFPGFGIETTADNIGVAVGAATAVGIAAHAISTNIKKGKLINAEIASSSEKEETTKKGGA; this is encoded by the coding sequence ATGAATGGTTCTCCGCTTACTCTTTGGGAACATGCACAATCGCAGGGAGTTTCCCGACGGGATTTTATTAAATATTGTTCGTGGCTTGCGGCAGCAGCAGGAATTGAAGCATCGGCTGTCGGTCAGGTTATTCACGCAATGGAAAAAAAACCGCGGCTTCCTGTCGTATGGATGCATTTTCAGGAATGTACGTGTTGCAGTGAATCGTTTATCCGTTCATCTCACCCGGTGGTATCGGAAATCGTTCTTGACAAAATTTCTCTGGATTATACCGAAACATTAATGGCGGCGTCGGGATTCCAGGCGGAAAAATCGTTGCATGATACAATGAAGAAGTATAAAGGGGAGTATTTAATGTGTGTTGAGGGATCAATTCCCATAGGAGACGACGGTGTGTATTGCTGTATCGGCGGAAAATCTGCGATTGATATCGTCCGGGAAGTTGCCGCAGATGCAAAAGCAATTGTAGCATGGGGAAATTGCGCAACCCATGGCTGCGTGCAAGCAGCAAAACCGAATCCCACAACAGCAACACCTGTTCATAAAATTATTTCCGGAAAGCCGATCATCAATGTTCCGGGTTGTCCGCCAATTGCAGAGGTGATGGCAGGGACCATTGTTCATTTGCTGGCGTTTGATCGCATTCCGCAACTTGATGGTCTTGGAAGACCGAAAGCATTTTACTCAAGAAGAATCCATGATACATGTTATCGCCGTCCAAATTACGATGCCGGCTTATTCGTTGAATCGTTTGATGATGAAAATGCACGTCGCGGATATTGTTTGTATAAGATGGGCTGCCGAGGTCCGGTAACGTATAATGCTTGCGCAATTATGAAATGGAACAACGGTGTTAGTTATCCAATTCAATCAGGTCACGGCTGCATCGGTTGCAGCGAAAAAGATTTCTGGGACAATGGACCATTCTATCAACATCTCGCATCATTCCCGGGATTTGGCATTGAAACAACCGCGGATAATATTGGTGTGGCTGTTGGTGCTGCAACGGCGGTTGGAATTGCTGCACACGCAATTTCCACAAATATTAAAAAAGGAAAATTGATCAATGCTGAAATTGCCAGCAGCAGTGAAAAAGAAGAAACGACCAAAAAGGGAGGTGCATAA
- a CDS encoding nickel-dependent hydrogenase large subunit has protein sequence MSTRIVVDPITRIEGHLRIEAEIKDGKIIDAWSAGTMVRGIELILKGRDPRDAWAFTERVCGVCTTVHALASVRAVEDSLKIVVPPNAELIRNLMFATLYLQDHVVHFYHLHALDWVDVVSALKADPKKTSELAQSISNWPKSSPKYFADVQKRLAAFVESGQLGIFANGYWGHGAYKLPAEANLMGTAHYLEALEWQKEIVKIHTIFGGKNPHPNYLVGGVPCSVNIEEANSINAERLAYVGTLLDQAFEFVNQVYIPDLLAVASFYKDWGAIGGGLPNYLAYGDLPMNGYGDVSKFKFPRGAILNRDLSKVHEVDGRNIDEIQEFVKHSWYEYAGGDEVSKHPWEGETKLKYTGPKPPYQHLNVEEKYSWLKTPRWKGHAMEVGPLSRMLVAYASGNKEVIEEINGVLKALDVPVGALFSTLGRTAARGVETKLVAVWAKEFYQQLLSNIKNGDSRMFVKDMWEPSSWPSEAKGVGLTEAPRGALAHWIVIKDKKIDNYQLVVPTTWNASPRDPKGQRSAYEAALIGTPIKNPDQPLEILRTIHSFDPCLACAVHLYDEKGRYVHQINTF, from the coding sequence ATGTCTACTCGAATTGTTGTTGACCCAATTACCCGGATTGAAGGGCACCTTCGTATTGAAGCAGAAATAAAAGATGGAAAAATTATTGATGCATGGAGTGCCGGCACAATGGTGCGCGGGATTGAATTGATTCTAAAAGGTCGGGATCCTCGTGATGCATGGGCGTTTACTGAACGTGTCTGCGGTGTTTGTACGACGGTTCATGCATTAGCATCTGTCCGCGCTGTTGAGGATTCGCTAAAGATTGTTGTCCCTCCCAATGCAGAATTAATCCGCAACCTGATGTTTGCCACATTGTATTTGCAAGATCACGTCGTCCATTTTTACCATTTACATGCATTGGATTGGGTTGATGTAGTCAGCGCCTTAAAAGCCGATCCAAAAAAGACATCGGAACTTGCGCAGAGTATTTCCAATTGGCCAAAAAGTTCGCCAAAATATTTTGCCGATGTTCAAAAACGATTGGCGGCGTTTGTCGAAAGCGGACAGTTAGGAATATTTGCCAATGGATATTGGGGTCACGGCGCGTATAAACTTCCCGCAGAAGCAAATCTGATGGGAACCGCGCATTATCTTGAAGCTTTAGAATGGCAAAAAGAGATCGTAAAGATTCATACGATTTTTGGTGGGAAAAATCCTCATCCAAATTATCTGGTGGGTGGAGTTCCTTGTTCCGTTAATATTGAAGAAGCAAATTCAATAAACGCAGAACGACTTGCATACGTCGGAACACTGCTGGATCAAGCATTTGAATTCGTCAATCAAGTCTACATTCCGGATCTGCTTGCGGTTGCTTCATTCTATAAAGATTGGGGAGCAATTGGCGGCGGACTTCCGAATTATCTCGCATACGGAGATCTCCCGATGAACGGCTACGGAGATGTTTCGAAATTTAAATTCCCCCGCGGTGCCATACTCAATAGGGATCTTTCCAAAGTTCATGAAGTCGACGGAAGGAATATCGACGAAATCCAGGAATTCGTAAAACATTCGTGGTATGAATATGCCGGAGGCGATGAAGTTTCAAAACATCCATGGGAAGGTGAAACAAAATTAAAATACACCGGACCGAAACCACCGTATCAACATCTTAACGTTGAAGAGAAATACAGCTGGTTAAAGACTCCGCGATGGAAAGGTCATGCAATGGAAGTCGGACCTCTTTCCAGAATGTTGGTAGCCTATGCTTCAGGAAACAAAGAAGTTATTGAAGAAATTAACGGCGTCTTGAAAGCATTGGATGTTCCAGTGGGAGCATTGTTCTCAACACTTGGTAGAACTGCTGCTCGCGGCGTTGAGACGAAACTTGTTGCCGTATGGGCAAAAGAGTTCTATCAACAGCTTCTTTCGAACATTAAAAATGGTGATTCCCGAATGTTTGTAAAAGATATGTGGGAACCTTCTTCATGGCCTAGCGAAGCAAAAGGGGTTGGATTGACGGAAGCTCCCCGCGGAGCGTTAGCACATTGGATTGTCATCAAAGACAAGAAAATTGATAATTACCAACTTGTCGTTCCGACAACGTGGAATGCTTCTCCCCGAGATCCAAAAGGTCAGCGTTCTGCATACGAAGCAGCATTAATTGGGACACCAATTAAAAATCCTGATCAGCCGTTGGAAATATTGCGGACAATCCATTCGTTCGATCCATGCTTGGCGTGTGCGGTTCATTTGTATGATGAAAAAGGCCGCTACGTTCATCAGATCAATACATTTTAG
- the cybH gene encoding Ni/Fe-hydrogenase, b-type cytochrome subunit encodes MENILIQRIYVWQLPVRLYHWVNAVAVLLLACTGYLIGHPFAIQSGTEAYDNYWFGTVRFIHFVSAFFFFFNFLGRIYWGFVGNKYSSWRNFIPTKKKQYQEMNEVLKVDILQAKIKPLESIGHNSLAGFTYFITFLAFLFQCLTGFGMYAAMSTSMLPQLFAWIVPLMGGDFAVRQWHHLMMWFFIVFSMIHVYLVFYHDYVEGRGIISSMAGGWKFIEKDVRKK; translated from the coding sequence ATGGAAAATATATTGATCCAACGAATATATGTCTGGCAATTGCCGGTGCGGCTATACCATTGGGTGAATGCTGTTGCCGTGTTATTGCTTGCATGTACCGGGTATCTTATCGGGCATCCGTTTGCGATTCAAAGCGGTACTGAAGCGTACGATAATTATTGGTTTGGCACCGTGCGCTTCATACACTTTGTTTCGGCCTTTTTCTTTTTCTTCAATTTCCTTGGACGCATTTACTGGGGATTTGTGGGTAATAAATATTCCAGCTGGCGAAATTTTATTCCCACGAAGAAGAAACAATATCAAGAAATGAATGAAGTGTTGAAGGTGGATATTCTGCAGGCGAAAATAAAACCGTTGGAATCAATCGGTCATAACAGTCTCGCAGGATTTACGTACTTCATTACATTTTTAGCATTTTTATTTCAATGCTTAACAGGATTTGGGATGTATGCCGCAATGAGTACATCGATGTTGCCGCAATTGTTTGCATGGATCGTTCCGTTGATGGGAGGAGATTTTGCGGTTCGGCAATGGCATCACTTAATGATGTGGTTTTTCATCGTCTTTTCAATGATTCATGTCTATCTCGTGTTTTATCATGATTATGTTGAAGGGCGCGGGATCATCTCATCAATGGCTGGCGGATGGAAATTTATTGAAAAAGATGTTCGTAAAAAATAA
- a CDS encoding NAD(P)-binding protein: MKSSGVLVWAIFRAFITPLVSSAVFVIGVTLFYMYAEGVSWIDGFFWITHPHGIPETSKGITKLFAVGVYAGVVLFQIWIVERILVSIFNKEAKKIWSARVNDLKISRLKNHFIICGYGQVGRTVIDQLIKSKYPFVLIETNEGLCSELTKEGILVLNGSAKRRDLLMTARIHKAHSLCVLIDNDADNLYISITAKALNPNVKIICRAGQVRYAEAMKNAGVDSVVIPEHEGGLMVARQLQEYMPAEKKFRLNIEAEKSFDFKKGLT; this comes from the coding sequence ATGAAATCATCCGGAGTACTCGTTTGGGCTATATTTCGTGCATTTATTACCCCGCTGGTTTCATCTGCAGTTTTTGTTATCGGGGTGACATTGTTTTATATGTATGCGGAAGGTGTTTCGTGGATTGATGGATTCTTTTGGATAACGCATCCACATGGAATTCCGGAAACAAGTAAGGGGATCACAAAATTATTTGCTGTTGGTGTATATGCGGGAGTTGTTCTTTTTCAGATATGGATTGTCGAACGTATCCTCGTCAGCATTTTTAATAAAGAAGCAAAAAAAATATGGAGCGCGCGTGTGAATGACTTAAAAATATCTCGATTGAAAAATCATTTTATTATTTGCGGATATGGACAGGTTGGGAGAACGGTGATAGACCAACTGATCAAATCCAAATATCCGTTTGTGCTGATTGAAACAAATGAAGGACTTTGTTCGGAATTGACGAAAGAGGGAATTCTCGTTCTGAATGGGAGCGCGAAACGCCGAGATCTGTTAATGACTGCCCGAATTCATAAAGCCCATTCATTATGTGTGCTGATTGATAATGATGCTGATAATTTATACATCAGTATCACAGCGAAAGCATTAAACCCGAATGTGAAAATTATTTGTCGTGCCGGCCAAGTCCGTTATGCCGAAGCAATGAAAAATGCTGGAGTGGATTCGGTTGTTATTCCCGAGCATGAAGGTGGTTTAATGGTGGCAAGACAATTGCAGGAATATATGCCTGCCGAGAAAAAATTTCGGTTAAATATTGAAGCGGAAAAATCGTTCGACTTTAAAAAAGGCTTAACATGA
- a CDS encoding HyaD/HybD family hydrogenase maturation endopeptidase, translated as MNSEKQILVLGVGNVLLGDEGVGVHAVEHLKQFSLPPNVTLVDGGTGGFHLLSYFADYSPIILIDATMDGNVDGTVRLLQPKFASDFPKTLSAHDIGLRDLIETAALLATVPPVFLITVSINAIQPMSLELSPNVKQALPNVATTVLSILKNENKKSVNSPILEEN; from the coding sequence ATGAATTCTGAAAAACAAATATTAGTTCTAGGCGTTGGCAATGTTCTTTTAGGTGATGAAGGTGTTGGTGTTCATGCTGTTGAACATCTCAAACAATTTTCTCTTCCTCCGAATGTAACGCTGGTTGATGGTGGAACTGGTGGATTCCATCTTCTTTCGTACTTCGCAGATTATTCACCGATTATTCTCATTGATGCAACCATGGATGGAAACGTTGACGGAACAGTTCGCCTGTTACAGCCAAAATTTGCTTCCGATTTTCCCAAGACACTTAGTGCACATGACATTGGATTGCGGGATTTGATTGAAACTGCAGCATTGCTTGCTACTGTCCCCCCGGTTTTTTTGATCACAGTTTCAATAAACGCCATTCAGCCAATGTCTTTGGAACTCTCCCCTAATGTGAAACAAGCGCTCCCAAATGTGGCAACAACAGTTCTGAGTATTCTTAAGAATGAAAACAAAAAGTCAGTAAATAGTCCGATTTTAGAAGAAAATTAG